Proteins encoded in a region of the Suncus etruscus isolate mSunEtr1 chromosome 1, mSunEtr1.pri.cur, whole genome shotgun sequence genome:
- the LOC126025932 gene encoding olfactory receptor-like protein OLF3: MGRDNQTWINEFILLGLSSDWNTQVLLFILFLAMYLVTVLGNFLIILLIRLDSRLGTPMYFFLTVLSFVDICYTNSTVPQMLVHLLSAWKSIPFYNCVLQLFISLAMGSTEFFLLGAMAYDRYVAVCYPLHYTVIMHGGVCLGLAASCLVAGFTNSLMQTILIFQLPLCRHIINHFACEMLAVLRLTCVDISFNMVMVAISGFLVIMLPCFMVVFSYGRIVAAILRIRSAQGRRKAFGTCASHFTVVSMCFGAAIFTYLRPEAGSSAEQEKMVALFYAVVTPMLNPLIYSLRNKEVMSALRKVLGKFSEERCVLTELGTHTFSPHDLNLKLQMNQFQIYDLSAFSLTPRKKIQTSELCQYQEKDDTIRES, translated from the exons ATGGGAAGAGATAACCAGACATGGATTAATGAGTTCATTTTGCTGGGATTGTCCAGTGACTGGAACACTCAGGTCTTGCTCTTTATCCTTTTCCTGGCTATGTATCTTGTGACTGTGTTGGGAAATTTCCTCATCATCCTTCTTATAAGGCTGGATAGCAGGCTCGGtacccccatgtacttctttcTCACTGTCCTATCTTTTGTGGACATCTGTTATACCAACAGCACAGTTCCACAGATGCTCGTTCACCTCCTATCAGCCTGGAAATCCATCCCATTCTACAACTGTGTTCTCCAGCTCTTCATCTCTCTGGCAATGGGCAGCACAGAGTTCTTCCTGCTGGGCGCCATGGCTTATGACCGCTATGTGGCTGTGTGCTACCCGCTACACTATACAGTTATTATGCATGGAGGGGTTTGCCTTGGGCTGGCTGCCAGCTGCTTGGTGGCTGGGTTTACGAATTCTCTGATGCAGACcattctcatcttccagctccctTTGTGTCGTCACATCATCAATCACTTTGCCTGTGAGATGTTGGCTGTGCTGAGGCTGACCTGCGTGGACATCTCCTTCAACATGGTCATGGTGGCCATCTCGGGCTTTCTGGTGATCATGCTTCCATGTTTCATGGTTGTCTTTTCCTATGGTCGAATTGTTGCAGCCATTCTGAGGATTCGCTCTGCCCAGGGGCGCCGCAAAGCCTTTGGGACCTGTGCTTCCCACTTCACTGTTGTCTCCATGTGCTTTGGGGCAGCCATCTTCACCTATCTCAGACCCGAGGCTGGGTCCTCGGCAGAGCAAGAAAAGATGGTTGCCCTTTTCTATGCTGTAGTCACCCCTATGCTGAACCCTCTAATCTACAGCTTGAGGAACAAGGAGGTGATGAGTGCTCTTAGAAAAGTGCTGGGGAAATTTAGTGAAGAAAG ATGTGTCCTGACTGAATTGGGAACCCATACATTTTCTCCCCATGATTTGAACCTGAAGTTACAAATGAACCAGTTCCAGATTTACGATCTGTCTGCTTTTTCACTGACTCCTCGAAAGAAAATTCAAACATCAGAATTGTGCCAATACCAAGAGAAAGATGACACCATCAGAGAGAGCTGA